One Pyrus communis chromosome 4, drPyrComm1.1, whole genome shotgun sequence genomic region harbors:
- the LOC137730973 gene encoding probable ribose-5-phosphate isomerase 2, with the protein MEAGILLPPPTSSSPLSPPTSSVILTQDELKKIAAYKAVEYVESGMVLGLGTGSTAKHAVDRIGELLKQGKLQNIVGIPTSKMTHEQALSLGIPLSDLDSHPVLDLAIDGADEVDPHLNLVKGRGGSLLREKMVEGACKKFVCIVDESKLVKHLGGSGLAMPVEIVPFCWKFTAKKLQDLFEYAGCVGKLRTYVENGKPFVTDNGNYIVDLYFQKDIGDLKAASDAILQLAGVVEHGMFLDMATTVIVAGELGITVKNK; encoded by the coding sequence ATGGAAGCTGGGATTTTGTTGCCTCCCCCGACCTCCTCCTCCCCTCTATCACCTCCTACGTCGTCTGTGATTCTAACCCAGGACGAGTTGAAGAAAATCGCCGCCTACAAGGCCGTCGAGTATGTTGAGTCCGGCATGGTCCTCGGTCTCGGCACCGGCTCCACCGCCAAGCACGCCGTCGACCGAATCGGCGAGCTTTTGAAACAGGGGAAGCTTCAGAACATTGTAGGAATACCCACGTCGAAAATGACCCACGAGCAAGCCCTGTCTCTTGGAATTCCGTTGTCGGACCTGGATTCGCACCCTGTTCTTGATCTCGCAATCGACGGCGCCGACGAGGTCGATCCCCACCTCAATTTGGTCAAGGGCCGAGGTGGATCCCTCTTGAGGGAGAAGATGGTGGAGGGTGCTTGTAAGAAATTCGTCTGCATCGTCGACGAGTCGAAGCTTGTGAAGCATTTGGGAGGCAGCGGGCTGGCGATGCCGGTGGAAATTGTGCCGTTCTGCTGGAAATTCACGGCCAAAAAGCTCCAGGATTTGTTTGAGTACGCGGGTTGCGTCGGAAAGCTGAGGACTTACGTCGAAAATGGCAAGCCTTTTGTGACGGACAATGGGAATTACATTGTGGATTTGTATTTCCAGAAAGATATTGGGGATTTGAAGGCGGCCAGCGACGCGATTTTGCAGCTTGCCGGAGTTGTGGAGCATGGGATGTTCCTGGACATGGCAACCACTGTGATTGTTGCAGGGGAGCTCGGAATAACGGTGAAGAATAAGTAG